From one Streptomyces sp. R41 genomic stretch:
- a CDS encoding cation diffusion facilitator family transporter has protein sequence MGSDSTDRPNRSDRRTRVTVLVALGANLLIAVAKTVGGLIAGSPALLSEAAHSVADSTNEVFLLAALRRSRRPADRQHPFGYGKERFFWSLLAAVGIFVMGGCFSFFQGFEALRHGAEESFHGYVAGLVVLAVAFLAEGASLLRALHQVHQQGGTGGIRDPALRTVVAEDGTAVLGVTLAGVGMALHMVTGQVAWEASASLAIGVLLVYVAYRLGRDARDQLIGQAADEEQSRRIRALLEAQPEIDSVEALLTMQLGLDSTLVAARIDLVPGIDSEEVEDVAVRIKRSVAHTVQEADQIFLDITDAPTARAAARGDAAGGSPAATGERGGA, from the coding sequence GGCCCTGGGCGCCAACCTGCTGATCGCCGTCGCCAAGACGGTCGGCGGCCTCATCGCGGGCTCGCCCGCGCTGCTCTCGGAGGCGGCGCACTCCGTGGCCGACAGCACGAACGAGGTGTTCCTTCTGGCCGCGCTGCGGCGCAGCCGCCGCCCCGCCGACCGACAGCATCCGTTCGGTTACGGCAAGGAGCGGTTCTTCTGGTCCCTGCTCGCGGCCGTCGGCATCTTCGTGATGGGCGGCTGTTTCTCCTTCTTCCAGGGCTTCGAGGCCCTCAGGCACGGCGCCGAGGAGTCGTTCCACGGCTATGTGGCGGGACTCGTGGTCCTCGCTGTGGCCTTCCTCGCCGAAGGTGCCTCGCTGCTGCGCGCGCTGCACCAGGTGCACCAGCAGGGCGGTACGGGCGGCATACGGGATCCCGCGCTGCGCACGGTCGTCGCCGAGGACGGCACGGCGGTGCTCGGCGTGACCCTCGCGGGCGTCGGCATGGCGCTGCACATGGTCACGGGTCAGGTCGCGTGGGAGGCCTCCGCATCCCTGGCCATCGGGGTGCTGCTCGTGTACGTCGCCTACCGGCTTGGCCGTGACGCCCGCGACCAGCTGATCGGGCAGGCCGCCGACGAGGAGCAGAGCCGCAGGATCCGCGCCCTGCTGGAGGCGCAGCCCGAGATCGACAGCGTGGAGGCGCTGCTGACCATGCAACTGGGCCTCGACTCGACCCTGGTGGCCGCCCGGATCGACCTCGTCCCGGGTATCGACAGCGAGGAGGTCGAAGACGTCGCCGTCCGCATCAAGCGCTCCGTCGCCCACACCGTCCAGGAGGCCGACCAGATCTTCCTCGACATCACCGACGCACCGACGGCACGGGCGGCCGCGCGGGGCGACGCGGCAGGGGGAAGCCCCGCCGCGACGGGGGAGCGCGGCGGGGCCTGA